In Candidatus Palauibacter scopulicola, the genomic stretch AGTCTACACTCAGAGGCGATACCTAAATATCTTTCGGGGAGAACCAGCTATCTCCAGGTTTGATTGGCCTTTCACCCCTATCCACAGCTCATCCGAGCAGTTTTCAACCCACAACGGTTCGGTCCTCCACGAAGCATTACCCTCGCTTCAACCTGGCCATGGATAGATCACTCTGGTTTCGGGTCTGTCCCCAGCAACTATACGCCCAGTTAAGACTCGCTTTCGCTTCGGCTCCGCCGCTGAACGGCTTAACCTCGCTACTGAGGAACAACTCGCCGGATCATAATGCAAAAGGCACGCGGTCACCCGACATCTCTCACGAAGAGAGGGTCGAGCTCCCACCGCTTGTAGGCACACGGTTTCAGGATCTGTTTCACCCGCCTCCCGGCGTACTTTTCATCTTTCCCTCACGGTACTCGTTCGCTATCGGTCACGGACGTGTATTTAGCCTTGGCAGGTGGTCCTGCCGGATTCAATCGGGATTTCACGTGTCCCGACCTACTCAGGAATGGTCCAGAGATCGCGACGTCGGCTTCGCCTACGGGGCTGTCACCCTCTATGGCTTGGCTTTCCAGACGGATTCGACTCACCGTCGTGCGACGCTCCGAGAGCCGGCAGACTCTCACGAACCACCCTCCTACCCCATGGAAGCAACGGCTGCCGCCTTGACACCTCCATGGTTTGGGCTCTTCCCCGTTCGCTCGCCGCTACTGAGGGAATCACGGTTGTTTTCTCTTCCTCGAGGTACTTAGATGTTTCAGTTCCCTCGGTTCGCTTCCCAACGCCTATGTATTCAGCGAAGGGATGACCGGGCATCACCCCGGCCGGGTTTCCCCATTCGGAAATCCAGGGATTAACGCTTGCTTGCAGCTACCCCTGGCTTATCGCAGCTTGCCACGTCCTTCATCGCCAGTCCGTGCCTAGACATCCACCCTGTGCCCTTGATCGCTTGATCCATCTTCGTTGACGGCATCAAGCACCTCAGACGCACTCGGCGCCCAGCACTCTCACTCGCTACCAGATTGTCAAAAAAGCGGACCCGCAAGACGCCCCAAGGCGCCCGCAGGGAAGACGGGTAAAATAGGCCTGGTTCGGAGGGGCGTCAAGCACCCCCCCCGGGGACCCCCAGGAGATCAGCCTTCCGCCGTCGGCTCCACCTCTTCCGCGAGGACGGCGACGGTGTTGTCCAAGACCTGCAGGAAGCCCCGCGCAACGCGGAACCGGCGCGGGCCGTCGTCCGTGCGGATGCGAAGCAGGCCCTCGCCCAGCAGGACGACCATCGGGGCGTGGCCGTACAGAATCCCCAGTTCGCCGTCGTGCGCCGGGGCGATGACCGAGGTCGCGGCGCCGGAGAAGGCGGCGGCCGACGGGGAGATCACCGTGACGCGCAGTCGCCGGTCGGCGGACGGCGTCGCCGTCATGCGGCCTCCGCCTCCAGCTTCCTCGCCTGCTCGATCGCCTCCTCGATGCCGCCGACCATGTAAAACGCCTGTTCCGGCAGGTGGTCGAACTCCCCCTCGACGACGCGCTCGAACGACTCGATCGTCGTCTCCAGCGGGACGTAGCGGCCCGGGATGCCCGTGAACTGCTCGGCCACGTGGAAGGGCTGCGACAGGAACTTCTGGATCCGCCGGGCCCGGTTCACGATGACCTTGTCCTCCTCGGAGAGTTCATCCATCCCGAGGATCGCGATGATGTCCTGCAGGTCCTTGTAGCGCTGCAGCGTGCGCTGCACCGCCGTGGCCACGCGGTAGTGCCGCTCGCCCAGGAACTGCTCGCTGAGGATGCGGCTGCTGGAGTCGAGCGGGTCCACGGCCGGGTAGATGCCGAGTTCGGCGATCTGGCGCGAGAGGACGGTCTGGGAGTCGAGGTGCGTGAAGGCCGCGGCCGGCGCCGGATCCGTGAGGTCGTCCGCCGGCACGTAGATCGCCTGCACCGAGGTGATCGAACCGCGGGTGGTCGAGGTGATCCGCTCCTGGAGGTTGCCCATCTCGGTGGCGAGCGTCGGCTGGTAGCCCACCGCGCTCGGCATGCGGCCGAGCAGCGCGGACACCTCGGAGCCGGCCTGGCTGAAGCGGAAGATGTTGTCGATGAAGAGGAGCACGTCGAGCCCCTCCACGTCGCGGAAGTACTCCGCGACGGTGAGGCCGGTGAGCCCCACGCGCAGGCGCGCGCCCGGCGGCTCGTTCATCTGTCCGTAGATGAGGGCCGTCGAGTCAATAACGCCGGACTCCTTCATCTCGAGCCAGAGGTCGTTCCCCTCCCGGGTGCGCTCGCCCACGCCGCAGAAGACGGAGCGGCCGCCGTGCTCCTGCGCGATGTTGTTGATGAGCTCCATGATGATGACGGTCTTGCCGACGCCGGCCCCGCCGAAGAGTCCCGTCTTGCCGCCCTTCACGTAGGGGGCGATGAGGTCGACGACCTTGATCCCGGTGACGAAGATCTCCGTCTTCGGCTCGAGGTTCTGGAGGCTGGGCGCCTTGCGGTGGATGGGCCAGCGCTCCGTCGCCTCGACCGGCCCCATCTCGTCGACGGGCTCGCCGAGGACGTTGAGGATGCGGCCCAGCGACGCCTCGCCGACGGGCGCCGAGATGGGGTGTCCCGTGTCCACGACTTCCATCCCGCGCGTCACGCCGTCCGTCGCGTCCATGGCGACGGCGCGCACCTGGTTGCGGCCGATGTGCTGCGCCACCTCGCACACGAGATCGTGCACGGTCCCGTCATCATCCTCCCAGGACAGGGAGAGCGCGTTGTAGATCTCCGGCAGGTGCTCGGGCTCGAACTCCGCGTCGATCGTGGGCCCGATGACCTGCACGACCTTGCCTGTGCCTCGTTCGGTCGATCCTTCAGACATATGTCAGCCTCATGGCTTATCGGTTCTCGGGGGCGCCGCCGCCCCGTCGCTGTTCGTCCGCTATCCGTCCAACGCGTCCGCGCCGCCGATGATCTCCGCGATCTGATTCGTGATCTCGGCCTGGCGGGCGCGGTTGTACGTCCGCCGCAGGTTATCGAGGAAGTCGTTGGCGTTGTCCGTCGCCGACTTCATCGCCGTCCGACGGGCCGCCTGCTCCGCCGCCGCCGTCTCCAGGAGGGCGCTGTACGTCGAGTTCGTCACGTAGAGCGGCAGGAGATGGTCGAGGATGCCCTCCTCCGACGGGTCCAGGATGTAGAAGGGCTGCGGACCCTTGCGCGCCTCGCCCACGCCGACGGGCAGGACCTGACGGACGGCCGGCGGCGTGCTGACCATGTTCCGGAATTCCGCGAAGACGAGCCGCACCGCGTCGAGTTCGCCGGCCACGAAGCGGGCGGCGAGTTCCCCGATCAGACTCCGCGCGTCGTCCACCGCCGGAGGATCCCCCAGGTCGTTGCGGGTGAGCGCCATCCCGACGCCCCGAAAGCGGAAATAGGAGATCCCCTTGTTGCCGTAGACGTGGAACTCCACCTCGGCCCCCGCCGCCTCCAGCTCGCGGAGCTGCGCCTGCGCGGTCCGGATGAGGTTCGCGTTGAAGGCGCCGCACAGCCCGCGATTGCTCGTCAGGAGCACGAGCGCGGCCCGCTCGATGCGCGCGGGCTGGCGCAGCAGGGGCTGCGATTCCGCCAGGTCCGGCGTGGCGAGCCGGGCGATCATGTCCATCAGTTCGGCCGAGTAGGGACGTGCGCGGATCACCCGCCCCTGCGCCTGCGCGAGCTTGGCGGTCGCGACCATCTCCATGGTGCGCGTGATCTTCTTCGTGCTGTCGACGGACTTCATCCGCCGATAGATGTCCCTCGACTTGCTCATGCCGCGGCTTCCGCAGCGTCCTCTCGGGAGGCGCCGTCGTGCACGAACGTGTCCGAGTAGGACTCGATCGCCTGGCGGAGCGCCGCCTCCGTCTCGTCGGACATCACCCTTTCGTCACGGATCGCCTCGCCGACCTCCGGATGATTCGTGCCCATGTACTCGAGGAATCCGACCTCCCAGCCACGAATCCTCGACACATCCATGTCGTCGAGGAACCCCTGCGTGGCCGCGAAGATCACCATGACCTGCTCCTCGACCGGCATCGGCTCGTACTGGCCCTGCTTCAGGATCTCGACGGTGCGCCGGCCCCGGTCCAGCTGCCGCTGCGTCGCGGCGTCCAGCTCGGTGCCGAACTGCGCGAAGGCCTCGATCTCGCGGAACTGCGCCAGGTCCAGCCGCAGGCGTCCGGCGACCTTCTTCATCGCCTTGATCTGCGCGTTTCCGCCCACGCGCGAGACCGAGATCCCCACGTTCACGGCCGGCCGCACGCCCGAGTAGAAGAGGTCGGTCTCGAGGAAGATCTGGCCGTCCGTGATCGAGATCACGTTCGTCGGGATGTAGGCGGACACGTCGCCGGCCGCCGTCTGGATGATCGGGAGCGCGGTCAGCGAACCGCCGGGCTTCCTGATGTCCGGGTGGCCGGCGATCGCTTCCGGATCGTTGCTGATCTTGGCCGCCCGCTCGAGCAGGCGGCTGTGCAGGTAGAAGACGTCGCCGGGGTACGCCTCGCGGCCCGGGGGGCGCCGCAGGATGAGCGACGCCTCGCGGTAGGCATCCGCCTGCTTCGTGAGGTCGTCGTAGATGACGAGGACGGCCTTCCCTTCCTCGTACATGAAGTACTCGCCGATCGCGCACGCGGCGTAGGGGGCCATGAACTGCATCGGCGCGGGCTCCGACGCGTTCGCGGCCACGACGACGGTGTAGTCGAGCGCACCCTCCTCGCGAAGCTTTTCGACGATGCCGGCGACCGTCGAACCCTTCTGCCCGATCGCGCAGTAGACGCAGATGACGTCCTCGCCCTTCTGGTTGATGATCGCGTCGATCGCCACGGCCGTCTTGCCCGTGCCCCGGTCCCCGATGATCAGCTCGCGCTGGCCGCGGCCGATCGGAATCATGGAGTCGATCGCCTTGAGGCCCGTCTGCAATGGCTCGTTCACCGGCTGGCGGTACACGATGCCGGGCGCCTTCCGGTCGACCTTCATGTAGGTCACGGTCTCGATCGGCCCGCGGCCATCGCGCGGCTGCCCCAGCGTGTCCACGACGCGGCCCAGAATCTCCGGGCCGACGGGCACGGAGAGGACGCGACCGGTGCGGCGCACCGGATCTCCCTCCTTGAGGGCCAGATAGTCGCCGAGGATCACGGCGCCGATGTTGTCTTCCTCGAGGTTCGAGGCGAGACCGATCACGGAGACCCCGGTGTCGCGGGACGTGATCTCGAGCATCTCGTTGGCGACGCACGTCGAGAGGCCCCAGATGCGGGCCACGCCATCCTTCACCTCGAGGACCTCGCCCACCTCCTCGACCCGGAGCTCCTCCTCGTAGCGGTCGATCTGCTCGAGCAGGGCCTTCTTGATCTCGCTCGCTCGAAGGGAGCTGTCGAAACCTGTCATCGTCTTCTCTTCTCTGTTTTTCGTTACCGGCTGTTCGTTACCGGCGGCTCAGTACAGTTCGCGCCGCATCTGCTCGAGCTGCCGCCGCAGCGAGGCGTCCAGCAACTCGTCGCCGACGCGGATGATCACGCCGCCGAGAATCTTCGGGTCCTCGTGGAACTCGGGGACGACCTCCCGCTCGAAGCGCCGCTCCAGCGCCGAAACGACTTCGTTCCGGACGCGGTCATCCGCCGCGAAGGGCAGCGTCACGGTGGCGCGGACCCGTCCCGCCTTCTCGTCGAGAAGATCGCGGTAGGCGCGCCCGATGCCCGGAAGGGCCCGCTGCCGGTGGCGATCCAGGATGACGAGCAGAAAGCGTACGAAAAGATCCGGGGCCCGCCCGGAAAGGGCCGCCTGGATCGCCTCCTTCTTCTCGAACAGCGACACGGCCGGCACTTCCAGGAAACGCTGGAAGTCCGGGACGTCCGCGTACAGGTCGCCGACCTCCTCGATCAGCCGCCCGTACTCGGCCTCGCTCCCGTCCCGCGCCGCGAGTTCGAACAGGGTCGTCGCGTAGTTGCGGGCCACCGCCGACGCGCTCATGAGTTCGTCACCGGTCCGCTAGACGTCCGACACGAACTCGTGGACGAGACGCCGATTCTCCTCGGCGTCCAGCCGCGCCCGGATCAGCCGCTCGGAGGCCGCCAGCGCGAGGTCCACGGCATCCCGCCGGATCTCCTCGCGCAGCAGGTCCCGCTCGTGTCCGATCTCGCGGCGCGCGTCATCGAGCATCTGCGCCTGCTGCGCCCGCGCCTCCTCCAGCATCTCCTTGCGGAGGCCGTCGGCGTGCTGGCGGGCGTTCTCGAGCATCTCGCGAGCTTCGCTGCGGGCCGCTTCGAGCGAGGCCTCCTGCTGCGAGAGCAACCCCTTCGCCTCATCGCGCGCGGAAAGGGCATCGTCGATCGCGCCCTGGATCTTCGCGTGCCTCTGCTCGAGTCCGCCCGCGATGAGCGGGAAGACCCATTTCGCCAGGACGAGGAGCGTGACCACGAACAGAATCCAGGTCCACACCACGAGCCCCAGATTGAGCGAGAAGATCCCCGTCTCCGCCTGGGCGGCCAGCTTCGCCGGCGCCGCGAAAGCCCAGAGCGCGCCGAGACCGGCGAGACGCATCAGAGGCCGCCGCGGATGAAGCCGGCGATCACGAGTCCGAACAGCGCCACACCCTCGATGAACACGGCGAGCACGATCGCGCCGGTCTGGATGGTCTGCGCCTCCTCGGGCTGGCGGGCCATCGCTTCCGTCATGCGCCCGCCGATGAGACCGATTCCGATACCGGCTCCGAGCACCGAGAGTCCGCCCCCGACGATGGCGAGACCGACCGCGAGGCCGTCTCCCGTCGACATGCCCTGCAGCAGCGTCAACATGTTCAGCATCGTATGCTCCAGTTTCCTTTCTCTGTCGGGGGTTCGAACGACACCCCCCGTTCCGTCCGCGCCTCCCCGGCGCGGAAGTTGCCCGCGGACCCCTCCGGGTCAGTGCGCGTGGCGAATCAACCCGATGAACACCGAGACCAGCATCGCGAAGATGTACGCCTGAAGGAGCGCGATGAAGATCTCCAGCATCATCACGAACAGCGCGAGGCCCATGGACCCCAGAATCGTCACGGCGCCGACTGTCGTCCCGAACAATCCCTGACCGACCATCGAGCCGTAGGTGAGGATGAGACCCATGAAGGCGAGGATGACGAAGTGTCCCGCCGTCATGTTGGCGAAGAGCCGGATCGCGAGCGCCATGATCTTCGAGAACTTCGCGATCAGTTCGACCGGGGCCATGATGAGCAGCGTGACCGGCTTCAGCGGCCCGGGAAGCCCGGGCGGGAGGAAGAACACGGTCTTCGCGTAGCCCAGCGGGCCGAGGGCGATGAACCCCGCGGTCTCGATCACGACGAGCGCGATGATCGCGAGCGCGGCCGTGACCATGATGTTCCCCGTCGCCGTCGCGCCGAAGGGGATGAGGCCGAGCAGGTTCGCGTAGAGGATGAAGAAGAAGAAGGTGATGACGAGGGGGACGAACCTCTCTCCCCCACGGCCGATGTTGGCCATCACGATGTCATCTCTCAGGTACAGGTAGAAGGCTTCGATCCCGTTGAGGATCCCTCTCGGCGCCTTCTCGCCCTTCTCCAGCCGCTCGGTCGAGCGCGCGGCGATGAACATCGTCACGATCGTGAGGATGGCCGCGAACATCAGGAACAGCACGTGCTTCGTGATCGACAGGTCGATCTCGA encodes the following:
- a CDS encoding F0F1 ATP synthase subunit epsilon; translated protein: MTATPSADRRLRVTVISPSAAAFSGAATSVIAPAHDGELGILYGHAPMVVLLGEGLLRIRTDDGPRRFRVARGFLQVLDNTVAVLAEEVEPTAEG
- the atpD gene encoding F0F1 ATP synthase subunit beta, with the protein product MSEGSTERGTGKVVQVIGPTIDAEFEPEHLPEIYNALSLSWEDDDGTVHDLVCEVAQHIGRNQVRAVAMDATDGVTRGMEVVDTGHPISAPVGEASLGRILNVLGEPVDEMGPVEATERWPIHRKAPSLQNLEPKTEIFVTGIKVVDLIAPYVKGGKTGLFGGAGVGKTVIIMELINNIAQEHGGRSVFCGVGERTREGNDLWLEMKESGVIDSTALIYGQMNEPPGARLRVGLTGLTVAEYFRDVEGLDVLLFIDNIFRFSQAGSEVSALLGRMPSAVGYQPTLATEMGNLQERITSTTRGSITSVQAIYVPADDLTDPAPAAAFTHLDSQTVLSRQIAELGIYPAVDPLDSSSRILSEQFLGERHYRVATAVQRTLQRYKDLQDIIAILGMDELSEEDKVIVNRARRIQKFLSQPFHVAEQFTGIPGRYVPLETTIESFERVVEGEFDHLPEQAFYMVGGIEEAIEQARKLEAEAA
- the atpG gene encoding ATP synthase F1 subunit gamma, with translation MSKSRDIYRRMKSVDSTKKITRTMEMVATAKLAQAQGRVIRARPYSAELMDMIARLATPDLAESQPLLRQPARIERAALVLLTSNRGLCGAFNANLIRTAQAQLRELEAAGAEVEFHVYGNKGISYFRFRGVGMALTRNDLGDPPAVDDARSLIGELAARFVAGELDAVRLVFAEFRNMVSTPPAVRQVLPVGVGEARKGPQPFYILDPSEEGILDHLLPLYVTNSTYSALLETAAAEQAARRTAMKSATDNANDFLDNLRRTYNRARQAEITNQIAEIIGGADALDG
- the atpA gene encoding F0F1 ATP synthase subunit alpha; this encodes MTGFDSSLRASEIKKALLEQIDRYEEELRVEEVGEVLEVKDGVARIWGLSTCVANEMLEITSRDTGVSVIGLASNLEEDNIGAVILGDYLALKEGDPVRRTGRVLSVPVGPEILGRVVDTLGQPRDGRGPIETVTYMKVDRKAPGIVYRQPVNEPLQTGLKAIDSMIPIGRGQRELIIGDRGTGKTAVAIDAIINQKGEDVICVYCAIGQKGSTVAGIVEKLREEGALDYTVVVAANASEPAPMQFMAPYAACAIGEYFMYEEGKAVLVIYDDLTKQADAYREASLILRRPPGREAYPGDVFYLHSRLLERAAKISNDPEAIAGHPDIRKPGGSLTALPIIQTAAGDVSAYIPTNVISITDGQIFLETDLFYSGVRPAVNVGISVSRVGGNAQIKAMKKVAGRLRLDLAQFREIEAFAQFGTELDAATQRQLDRGRRTVEILKQGQYEPMPVEEQVMVIFAATQGFLDDMDVSRIRGWEVGFLEYMGTNHPEVGEAIRDERVMSDETEAALRQAIESYSDTFVHDGASREDAAEAAA
- the atpH gene encoding ATP synthase F1 subunit delta — its product is MSASAVARNYATTLFELAARDGSEAEYGRLIEEVGDLYADVPDFQRFLEVPAVSLFEKKEAIQAALSGRAPDLFVRFLLVILDRHRQRALPGIGRAYRDLLDEKAGRVRATVTLPFAADDRVRNEVVSALERRFEREVVPEFHEDPKILGGVIIRVGDELLDASLRRQLEQMRRELY
- the atpF gene encoding F0F1 ATP synthase subunit B, producing MRLAGLGALWAFAAPAKLAAQAETGIFSLNLGLVVWTWILFVVTLLVLAKWVFPLIAGGLEQRHAKIQGAIDDALSARDEAKGLLSQQEASLEAARSEAREMLENARQHADGLRKEMLEEARAQQAQMLDDARREIGHERDLLREEIRRDAVDLALAASERLIRARLDAEENRRLVHEFVSDV
- a CDS encoding ATP synthase F0 subunit C, which gives rise to MLNMLTLLQGMSTGDGLAVGLAIVGGGLSVLGAGIGIGLIGGRMTEAMARQPEEAQTIQTGAIVLAVFIEGVALFGLVIAGFIRGGL
- the atpB gene encoding F0F1 ATP synthase subunit A; this encodes MLDRSMASLRSLTERVQEHAAPAAAAAQEHHGDAHAADGHAEEWGTEVMMHHVVDSNIWEFGPFGEIPLPQLPAFNIGGLEIDLSITKHVLFLMFAAILTIVTMFIAARSTERLEKGEKAPRGILNGIEAFYLYLRDDIVMANIGRGGERFVPLVITFFFFILYANLLGLIPFGATATGNIMVTAALAIIALVVIETAGFIALGPLGYAKTVFFLPPGLPGPLKPVTLLIMAPVELIAKFSKIMALAIRLFANMTAGHFVILAFMGLILTYGSMVGQGLFGTTVGAVTILGSMGLALFVMMLEIFIALLQAYIFAMLVSVFIGLIRHAH